The Eleginops maclovinus isolate JMC-PN-2008 ecotype Puerto Natales chromosome 6, JC_Emac_rtc_rv5, whole genome shotgun sequence DNA segment GTAGAGACCTGACTTATTAAGATTTGTTTAGTCTGCCTGTCCGTCAGCTGGAAATGACCTTGGAAGGCAATATCATTAAAGCCAAGGTCTCTATGTACACATAGGGCCCACTATCACAAATTATATTCCCaccgctgacacacacacacattttctcgATCAAGTGAGAAATTGAGCCCCTCAGTTCCATGCATTATTGACGACaccaaaatgtgtgtatatatatcaCTGCTTCACAGATCCTATGGCTTTCATGTCCTGCAGCATCTCCTCATGAGGATAAGAGCATAATACATGGCATACATCTCCTTCCGTAAATGTAACTCCGCCTTTGAACTAGTCTTGGCTTAGGGAGTGTTGAGAGCTGAGGCTGTTCTGCATCTGTGTTTGATGAGTTATGAGTTTTATAAAGATACATCCTGTACTATGTAACATCGAAACTGTTCGGGTGTTAGACAGCAGCAGTACTGTTGCATTTATTCATCATTCAGACTCTCGTAGCTGATTGGTGGGTTAAAGTACGATGAATCCGACAGCagatttgatacattttaacagtgtttgtatttaacattatttttgtcaaattagactgtttttatttttataaaatgctcataaggatttttttgttgaatgtatttcttgtatatatatatgatctttattatttgttttaggaaaatctttaaacattgtttttttttcggTCTgtcatacagctctggaaaaaattaagagaccactgcaaatttttcttaaatctgaaTTTCTACATGTATGGAAACCATTCCATTCCAGCctctgttgaattcaaacacagaaaaatgttgtcagtagttcatagaataaaataaagaaatgttcattttactcaaacacatacctataaatagtaaaactaGAGAAACGGATAATGTTGCAGTGttgtcttaattttttccagagctttaTTTCCACTGGTCTCGGACATGCAGCATGTGGCAGCCATTTTCTCAGTTTCGTGCACAAGATTTGCAGTATAAATCTTCCTATCAGACTCCTAACAGTCACTTCAGTCCTGAAAGTAAACCCACACACCAACTGGAGACATGTAGTGCCTGCAGTCCACCCACTTTATTACCGCCTGTCAAATCCTGATTAGAACTGCCGTCAGTCATTACTTCAATAATATTTTCTCTTGCAGAGGTCCAAAGGGTGTGTGGACATTAGAGCAAAATGGTGAGTCACCTCACTTTGAAACCACCTTCGAGGATGCCCGGCCCAGCTTGACTCACATGGCCCTGCTTGGACTTCAGAGGGCCGGCTACCTCAAGTATCTAATCAGCCAGAATGTGGACGGCCTACATGTTCGATCAGGCTTCCCCAGGTAATTTTGTTCTGCAGCATGACGTTTACACATAAAGCATTCAACACACTGACCAGTTAGCGATACATTATCTCACAGATAATTCACAAAGCCTCTAGTAGCACTCAAAGCAGCAAATAAAAACCCCTCTCTTGTTGGCAGAATTTTCTGTTTTGTCTCACCGAAAGTCAAAATCCATAAATACCCAGtttagttaataaaataaagatgcaTTTATCAATTCTGAGATGCTAGAACCATCACATGtttggcttttatttgttttggaaaatggTGATTACTCTATTCACCAAATATTTTTTGATACATTTCCTGTTGAAAAGTCATTGCAGCAACGCATCACATATGTTGTCACACAGAagacacagagcaacatttGCGCTTTTTGTTTGTATCCTGATGAATTCCTAAATggaaatatctggctctttagctgTGAGAACATTATAGTTCCGGGccttaaaatcaaaacaacaagctaAAAGTAACTAATGAGCAGCGTACAGGGAGGCTGCAGAGTCAGGGGGATAATTCTCTGCGTCACAGCATACCTGCAGAAGAAATAACCAAAACATAGTTAAAAATGTTGTCCGTGTGCTCATACATATTACATTTGAGGTCTGGTTAGATTAGATCCCTGTGCTGTGCAGAATGATCTGGAGTTGTAGCAGAGTGAGTTGAGAGGGGAGGAATAAATTACATGTGGACGTGAGGTACTTATTTAGAGGAAATGCAATGCATCAGAAAATGCATCAAAATTCCTCTACGTTAATTGGCCACATTAGAGTAACTTTTAGTTTTCTTCAGTTTGTTTGTCAGTAAGTTGTGTGAGCTAACCATATTGTTTCACaccattttgttaaatgttggaGTTGactcattgtttattttataatacgaAGCTGCTGCTTTGTGATAACAGCTGTAACAGCGACAGATCTTTAAACACTGCTCAACTTACTTCAAATAAATGCTCAGTATGATAGAAAGTCTTTGATCTGACTGCGGCTCATCCAAACACGTTGGACTCACCCAGGGCCAAGAATCCAATCTTCACATTCAACACATAACCCCGGCCTTAACTTTATTGGAATTCTTGCTTTCCCTGGAAGccatttcttcctctttcttctatCAGTCAGGCCGAGGCCGGACAGCAAAATGCTATTTCTCTGAGGAAAACATTGAGGCAGCTAACAAACTGGGAAAGTAAACTGGTTGGCACTGTGGAAGGAAGACATTTGGAAAGTAGAAATGAACATATCACTGAGGGATTCTGAAAAAGTTGTGTTAACAAGCCCTGATAATAACTTATGAATTTCATCTGTGtgatttttttggttttgtgtttgatttttctttctctggcAGGGATAGGCTATCAGAGCTCCATGGAAACATGTTTGTGGAGGAGTGTGAGAAGTGTGGCAggtatgtgcacacacaaaaatacacacacaccaacacacacccacacacacacacacacacacacacacacacacacacacacacacacacacacacacacacacacacacacacacacacatacatatcaAGCACATGCTTTGAAATCATTTCACTCCAGTCACCTGCTCAGTCTTCAGATATCCTTCAAATGAGTTACCTTTGCGGTGAAGCCAAGAGGGTGGCACAAGGCAGCAGCTCAGTGCTCCGCCGTAATGTGGGTTCCCGTGTTGTTAATCTCTTATTTTTAGGCAAGTCAATTGTATCTGGATATAgtgatgttctttttttgtttcaatgtgGTGGAAATGACTGATGCAACACCAAGTGCTGGTGCTTACTGAAACAAATACTCACCCAattttatgttttcatgttttttagcCTTTTATTTTAAACGGTAACTGTACTGAAGCTGAACAACAAAGTAACCTATAGAAGTCTTGGTTTTCCAGGCAGTATGTCAGAGAAAAAGTGATAGGTGTGATGGGACTGAAGCCAACGGGACGTTACTGTGATGTGGTTCGATCCAGAGGACTCAGAGCCTGCAGGTAACACGTAGTTTCAGtgcattttgaaatattaaacaatgATCCTTTCTTTAGTATGACTGTGTATTCTTCTTTACTAGAGGAAAGCTGATAAGCACTATACTGGACTGGGAGGATGCTCTTCCGGAAAGAGACCTGAACAAAGCAGAAGATGCCAGCAGGTGAGTAAGCAGAGGAAATTGCAGCAATTTGTGCTCAGTCGTTTCCttattactgtatatttttgagTATTCTGTTTTTTTGAATAAGGGTCACGATGATCCAATTACAGACCACACAGACGCCTCTCTATCCTGATTTCCTTTGACATCCCTGTTCCATTGTCTACAAAATAGTACAAGTCACAGATCAAATGTGTCCTGTTAACTTAAAAGTGTGACGTAATACGTGGGAAATTCCTTTAGCTTTCTGTGTGGCTTTACTGTCAAGTGTCCTGACATGCAAATTATTCACAGTCTGCTCAAAGGGGATCGTTCAGATGTGTTGAACTGAGGCTATATGAAGTCCTTATTCATACTCGGTATACAgtggcttgcaaaagtattcaccccccatttttcatgttttgttgcctcCCAACCTGGAAGTAAAATTGATTGCTTGAAGTtttgcatcatttcatttacagaacaagcctacaactttgaagatgtggtttttttttttattgtgaagcaaacaacaaaaaggacaaaataacagaaaacctCAGCGTGCATAACTATTCACCCCCCTGatgtcagtactttgtagaGCCACCTTTTGTGGAAATTAAAGCTGCAAGTCGCTTTTGATAAGTCTCTATGAGCTTGCCACATCTTGCCACTGGGATTTTTACCCATTCCTCACGGcaaaacttctccagctccttgatgttggatggtttctgcttgtgaacagcagtcttcaattcaaaccagagattctcaattggattgaggtctgggctttgactaggccattccaacacatttaaattcttccGGTTAAACCATTCGAGTGTTGATTTAGCGGTATGCTtcgggtcattgtcctgctggaaggtgaacctCCGTCCCAGTCTCAagtcacaggcagactgaaacaggttttgctctagaatatccctgtatttagcaccatccatctttccctcgactCGGACCAGTTTCCCAGTCCTTGGtgctgaaaaacatccccacagcatgatgctgccaccaccatgtttcactgtggggatggtgttcttggggtgatgggatgtgttgggtttccATCAGACATAGCGTTTCTCTTGGTGGCcgaaaaagttacattttagtctcatctgaccagagcaccttccgccatacatttagggagtcggccacatgccttttggcaaactcaaaacgtgccttcttatttttaacactaagtaATGTTTTAATTCTGGCCACTACGgcttattgtggtcctatgcacagacactccagtctctgctgtggaactctgcagctccttcagggttacctttggtctctctgttgcctctctgattaatTCCCTCCTTGCCCGGTCTGTGAGTTTTGGTCGGCGGCCCTTtcttggcaggtttgttgtggATTGTGAAGATTATGGATTTGATGGTGCTCCTGGGgatcatcaaagatgtggatATGTTTTTATAACCCAACCCTGACTTGTATTCCTCAATAGctttgtccctgacttgtttggagagctccttggtcttgATGGTGTGATGCCTCTCGCTTAGTGGTGTTGCAGCCTATGGGGCCtttcagaaaaggtgtgtttatactgacagatcatgtgacGCTTAAATTGCACACAGGTGGACTTCATTTCACTAATTATGTGGCTTCTGAAGGTAATTGGTTGTACTAGAACGTGTTAGGGGCTTCATAGCAAAGGGGGTGAATACATATGCAGATCccaatgttcagttttttatttaaagaaaatctattttgtGCCgatccatcacatacaattcagattaaaaaacatttaaattacaggttgTAATGTAACAACATAGATAAAAAGCCAAGGGGgatgaatacttttgcaaggcactgtaTTTCCTACAGCAGATGATGGTTGGCATTTCCCCAGTTTGAAGACGCAGACAGGAGTTAGTGCAGAAAGCTAAGCGATGTACTATTGTGGAGCAAACTATAAGTGATCAACCTGAAAAAGGCTAAAATAATCAATCAGTTTTTTTACTGTTGTACCTTGCTGTCAAAAAGATATATACTCTATTTtttccacacaaacaaaccaatagAGGCAGCGATAGATCAGCTACCCTCATGTCCTGCGAGATTATTGTTCTGTTTCTGTTAATGAGTCTGGATTTGGCATTTGTACCTACTTCAGTGTCGTGTCATAGAAGGGCCGTCCAATGACCAGGTAAAGGGTTGAAAGGGTATCAAAAATAGCGCACACTCAATCTGAAGTGCTTTAATAACAATTTGATGCAGCCGCCatccacagcagtacattgctTTTTTCGTTCTCGGtattcttttctgtttctctgaaaTGGGGGCTTGGTCACCACCATCTACTGAAGAAGACACACTGATGGATAAGTACTTTATAAGACCcaactttaaaacatattaactCCCTTTTTAATGGTATAATTTCCCTCCTGTTTGTCAATGTTTCCATTCAATCCTTCAGACTTAAAAAGCTTTTATCGTGTGTCTGCTTAACAGCactatgaaataaatgtttgtttcacCTTGGTGTGATCAGAGACCCATAAAGAGATGCATAATTATTACTGCTGTGTTAATGCTCCAAACAGTTGACATATTGGAAATGGTTTTGTCAGATGCGTgttactgaaagctgcagtttgtattcaggtttcaaggtttcaaggttttattggtcatatgcacagcatatacaacgtatatgttggcaatgaaaatcttatatcccatgctcctccaacaactcaacatacatagtgcaaataagataaataaaatagtgcaaaaagagagaagaatatttacaataacaacaataaagatgtaaaatatatacatatgtagaataaaCTGAAAGtatttaatatactgtacagtaatttaaatactgaacactgttgtatgaggaggtatagacagatgcatatattacgtataaaaaGATATTTATGGCATAATATAAAGATATTTGTACTATAAAGAGATGTGAGTAGActttcacagagctcaggagttcaacagtcttatagcctgtggtataaaactgtctctgagtctggtggtcttggtccggatgctgcagtactgtctgccagacggcagcagacagaacagatcgttgctggggtgatgggggtcctttaatgtcctaccggccttcttcctacaccgctgggtgtagaggtcctccatggatgtcAGCTCCGTCCTGatgatgtgctgagcagttttcaccaccctttGTGCACGTTTGCTTCTTTTTCTCTGAAAATCAACTACCGGGCAATCTgtacaatcatttgaaaacactttatGTTGCTGTTCTGGAAGCATTTACAGCTTCCTCGAAAACCAGCCggataaaacaatatttcctcctgtttcaagaaaaaaataaaataaagattatttgCCCATTTGTGCTGATATTCTTATCCACCCAGACATGGCAGcttgaaatgtgtgttaaaaaaatattgacaaCAACATTCTTATATTGATGGTTATTTTTGATACTTGGATTGTATTCTACAACAACTAGGATACATATCAGGATTAGAGTGGTCTTGAGAATCAGGCAAATTCATGTATATCCTTTGggaattattttattaattgttatTCGCAGATCCAAAGAGGCATGTTCGTTTGGGAAAAAGATCTGGGGAATACCTTCAGAACAGACCTTTTTTGAACACGCTTCTGGGTTTATTCCAATATGGCCAGGacacctttctttctttttgcttgGAGCTTTGACTAAAATATAATGATGTTATGCATGACAATACGTACACATGTGTACTcaataacaaacatttcttCCAGCATTTGAAACTCGGCTTATCCCTCAACATAACCATAATCCCCACTTTATAACAGGCAGATAAAATGAAACTGTGTGAACAGGGTGTGTGACATGTTTCTCTTCTGTCTGCAGACGAGCAGACCTGGCTCTGACGCTTGGCACCTCCCTGCAGATCAAACCCAGCGGAGACCTTCCACTCATCACAAAACGCAAAGGAGGGAAACTGGTCATTGTCAACCTGCAGCGCACAAAACATGTGAGTCTCCATCACCTCTGTtacataaatatgaaaaacggcacaaatgaaagcaaaaatcATGGTTTCGAATATCTGCCCCTGTGCCTTGTCCTGCTTCTTCAAGCTAGCTATTTCACCGTCATCATTTTCTGTCTTGTAGCACAAGCAGGCGCATCTGCTCATCCACAACTACGTAGACGAGGTCATGAAACAGCTGATGGAGCTGCTGGGCCTGGACATCCCAAAGTGGGAGGGTCCGACAATCTGCGAAAGCTCCGGAGAACCCTCTGAGTCCACCGGAGACGTCAAACCACCACGTGCAGTTACAGCAAAGAGAAAGTTGAAAAAGGACCTGAtaaaggaggggaggaaaagagacacAACACCACTGACAGACGATGGGAGTGTTAAAGAGGAGGCGGTCCCGgtaaagagggagagagcagactCTCCAGGGCAGATAAGTGAAACGAAATAGCCtcagttatttttcttcacaACACAAACAGTCCACAAATAAACTCTACAACCAAGGAGGCTCGGATTGATCCAATTCAGAGGACAGAGGTTCTTTTCATTTTACACCCTCTGCAACAAAGACTTCTCTTGTActctagttttttttaatcccatTTTTTATACACTCCCCCCACCCTTACTGCtatgacaaacagaaatgtgaaaCTGACTCCTTAGCTGAAAGCTCAAAAGTTGACCTCCTTATGGAGCAAATGTAGGTAGGAGATTGTGTCTAAGGTAACAAGATGGCTTTATATGAGGAAATATGGAATATAATGTTGAATATCACAGTAATGATATTACTTGCGATCAATAGACAGCTATTTTAGTTTCCTCGGTTCCACATTCCTACTGCTTTCAGTTTATGGCTAAAATACAACAACGAGTATTGTTGCTGGACACAAAAGGCACCAGcaacaaagaaagacatttacatttgaaagtgcaAGAAATACTCCCTTTCTTACTTTTGAAATTCCTGAGTCCAATACTGCAGTACTTCCTGATGCATTTATTGCACAAGGGGACACCACAACGACAATAACAAAACATGACGttgacattttgagtgttttctttttccttttttgtcaaacaacatGCCCACAAAAGTAAACTTAGTATTACAGTATGCGATGTTAATGTTTCCTCCTGCTATCGTAAGACACGGTGGGGTGAATTTCTTTGCATATAATTCCACATCAGACTTTACTTGGAGCACCGACCTTTAACAAACAAGACTCTGACTTTGAGATTGGGAACACAGTTCTAAATAAAGTCTTTCATGAGGTGTGTAAGGTTGTTGCACATTCTAATTAAAAGCTCTATTTAAAACCATGCACTTCAGATCTTTTCCCTACAGATCTGTCCTTTAAAGACACCTTGATACTTCTCTAAACGTCTATCTCATGGTCTGATTAACTGGTAGCCTCATAGACTTAAAGTGAGGTTAAACCCAACAATAACCATAGCATTTTTATCCCTCAGTGCTTCTTTCATGGTACAGAGGAGTTCACCTTCTCTGAGAGTGTTTATGTCTGTTAAATGAagcccctgctgctgctgctccctgGCTGCAAATTGACCATTATCACTCTGTGTGTTTCTAGGAAATAGTTTTATCTCGGGAACAAGGCATTATACTCTGACTCTCCCATTTTCTTTCTATTAAAACCTATCTTTTCACACTCAACACAATAAGCTGCTGGTTCAACCCTTTGTGTATATGTGCTGTATGTTGTGTTCTGGGAAATTAAATGGACTATTTGCAGTTGTAAACCAATGTTTTAAAGGAAATTCCTCTGGCGTGCGTTGGTTCATTTGAGATAATGAGGGTTTGCTATTCAACCCAATCATCATCAGAGGTACACATCTATACACTTGGGTAGTTATACGATTCCGTTACTGCATTGTGACGGGACACGATAATCAAACACACTGTCACCTCAACGCCCCTATCAATGGGAAGAAGATCAGACATCCTCCTGTTTTCTCAACTCAAATACCCCCCAAAGAAAAGCTTCATTTTCATCATTCATATCAGATGCTATGACAGTACAATAGGCCACAGGTGTTTGTAGATGATTACTGCAGTAATCATGTGGCTGCATGTCTGGTGCTGAATATGCGTCATTCCATTAAGGCACTTTGTCTC contains these protein-coding regions:
- the sirt6 gene encoding NAD-dependent protein deacetylase sirtuin-6 — protein: MSVDYAAGLSPYADKGVCGLPEMFDSPEQLKANVETLAQLIKDSQYLVVHSGAGISTSTGIPDFRGPKGVWTLEQNGESPHFETTFEDARPSLTHMALLGLQRAGYLKYLISQNVDGLHVRSGFPRDRLSELHGNMFVEECEKCGRQYVREKVIGVMGLKPTGRYCDVVRSRGLRACRGKLISTILDWEDALPERDLNKAEDASRRADLALTLGTSLQIKPSGDLPLITKRKGGKLVIVNLQRTKHHKQAHLLIHNYVDEVMKQLMELLGLDIPKWEGPTICESSGEPSESTGDVKPPRAVTAKRKLKKDLIKEGRKRDTTPLTDDGSVKEEAVPVKRERADSPGQISETK